The Agrococcus carbonis genome has a window encoding:
- a CDS encoding ExeM/NucH family extracellular endonuclease → MRTRTPLGTGTVAALALSGLVATPAVAAEHPVINEFSADVDSTDTGLEYVELLGAPGTDLSDHRIVIVEGDSNTNQGRVIRVDPAPALDASGRGLLQYPLNGIQNGSASILLVQGPATNGQVVDADRDGTIDDGVGFTVVDAVGVTDADAGDLGYGTVLARGFDGSSATVGGASRMPEGTDTDAPGDWVRNAFNGAGVRTGTPAVGEAWNTPGAANRVFEGDVEEPPVETCDAQPTAIGAVQGSGDATPLAGQTVTVRGTVTGDWQVGGFGGFTIQDAGDGDAATSDGIFVYAPQARDVTEGDLVQVTGTATEHYGMTQIANAAVADCGEGALPEPVALELPIADHEATESMLVTLPQTLSILEYFNYGRYGQVVVGTERQMQPTAVAAPGSAEAAAVREANAANRITIDDGRSSQNPDPAIHPGTLETFTLEHGFRGGDTITGITGVLDWRFDTWAVQPTDAGTYAAQNPRPAAPEIEGADLEVASFNVLNYFTTLGSRGAITAAELERQQAKIVAAITELDSAIVGLLEIENNDGAALDTLVQALNDAAPTADGAARWAGIDTGRLGTDEITTALIYQPALVAPEGAHAVLDSSVDARFDSTKNRPALAQSFRDLATDRILTVAVNHLKSKGSACEGDSGSPEQGNCNAVRTAAAAALADWLATDPTGADSEGSLIIGDLNAYDHEDPITTLEAAGYTDLLERHQGEEAYTYVFDGQLGYLDYGLADEGLLESVVGAAAWHANADEVSLIDYSMQFKQDAQDALFAADPYRASDHDAVVIGLSFEADEPEEPGLPGGGHPVFGDDHPVHGDQHPGRGFGNGKPGKGPHAS, encoded by the coding sequence ATGCGCACACGCACCCCGCTCGGCACCGGAACGGTCGCCGCGCTCGCCCTCTCAGGGCTCGTGGCGACCCCAGCGGTCGCCGCGGAGCATCCCGTCATCAACGAGTTCTCGGCCGACGTCGACAGCACCGACACCGGCCTCGAGTACGTCGAGCTGCTCGGCGCCCCCGGCACCGACCTGAGCGACCACCGCATCGTCATCGTCGAGGGCGACAGCAACACCAACCAGGGCCGCGTCATCCGCGTCGACCCGGCGCCGGCGCTCGACGCGAGCGGCCGGGGCCTCCTGCAGTACCCGCTGAACGGCATCCAGAACGGCTCCGCCTCGATCCTGCTCGTGCAGGGCCCGGCGACGAACGGCCAGGTCGTCGACGCCGACCGCGACGGCACCATCGACGACGGCGTCGGCTTCACCGTGGTCGACGCCGTAGGCGTGACGGATGCGGATGCCGGCGACCTCGGGTACGGCACGGTGCTCGCCCGCGGCTTCGACGGGAGCTCCGCGACCGTCGGCGGCGCGAGCCGCATGCCCGAGGGCACCGACACCGACGCACCCGGCGACTGGGTGCGGAACGCGTTCAACGGAGCGGGCGTGCGAACCGGCACGCCGGCCGTGGGCGAGGCGTGGAACACACCGGGCGCCGCGAACCGCGTGTTCGAGGGCGACGTCGAGGAGCCGCCGGTCGAGACGTGCGATGCGCAGCCGACCGCGATCGGCGCCGTGCAGGGGTCGGGCGACGCGACGCCGCTCGCCGGGCAGACCGTGACCGTGCGCGGCACCGTCACCGGCGACTGGCAGGTGGGCGGCTTCGGCGGCTTCACCATCCAGGACGCGGGCGACGGCGACGCCGCCACGAGCGACGGCATCTTCGTCTACGCCCCGCAGGCGCGCGACGTCACCGAGGGCGACCTCGTGCAGGTGACCGGCACGGCGACCGAGCACTACGGCATGACGCAGATCGCGAACGCCGCCGTCGCCGACTGCGGCGAGGGCGCGCTGCCCGAGCCCGTCGCGCTCGAGCTGCCGATCGCCGACCACGAGGCGACCGAGAGCATGCTCGTCACGCTCCCGCAGACGCTCTCGATCCTCGAGTACTTCAACTACGGCCGCTACGGCCAGGTCGTCGTGGGCACCGAGCGCCAGATGCAGCCGACCGCGGTCGCCGCGCCCGGCTCGGCCGAGGCCGCTGCGGTGCGCGAGGCCAACGCCGCGAACCGCATCACGATCGACGACGGCCGCTCGTCGCAGAACCCCGACCCGGCGATCCACCCGGGCACGCTCGAGACGTTCACGCTCGAGCACGGCTTCCGCGGCGGCGACACGATCACCGGCATCACGGGCGTGCTCGACTGGCGCTTCGACACGTGGGCCGTGCAGCCGACCGACGCCGGCACCTACGCCGCGCAGAACCCCCGCCCGGCGGCGCCGGAGATCGAGGGTGCCGACCTCGAGGTCGCGTCGTTCAACGTGCTGAACTACTTCACGACCCTCGGCAGCCGTGGCGCGATCACGGCGGCCGAGCTCGAGCGCCAGCAGGCGAAGATCGTCGCAGCGATCACCGAGCTCGACTCGGCGATCGTGGGGCTGCTCGAGATCGAGAACAACGACGGCGCCGCGCTCGACACGCTCGTGCAGGCGCTCAACGACGCGGCACCGACCGCCGACGGCGCCGCGCGCTGGGCCGGCATCGACACCGGCCGCCTCGGCACCGACGAGATCACGACCGCGCTCATCTACCAGCCGGCGCTCGTGGCTCCGGAGGGCGCGCACGCGGTGCTCGATTCGAGCGTCGATGCGCGCTTCGACAGCACGAAGAACCGGCCGGCGCTCGCGCAGTCGTTCCGCGACCTCGCGACCGACCGCATCCTCACCGTCGCCGTCAACCACCTGAAGTCGAAGGGCTCGGCGTGCGAGGGCGACTCCGGCAGCCCCGAGCAGGGCAACTGCAACGCGGTGCGCACCGCCGCGGCGGCCGCGCTCGCCGACTGGCTCGCGACCGACCCGACCGGTGCCGACTCGGAGGGCTCGCTCATCATCGGCGACCTGAACGCGTACGACCACGAGGACCCGATCACGACGCTCGAGGCGGCCGGCTACACCGACCTGCTCGAGCGCCACCAGGGCGAGGAGGCCTACACCTACGTCTTCGACGGCCAGCTCGGCTACCTCGACTACGGCCTCGCCGACGAGGGGCTGCTCGAGTCGGTCGTGGGCGCCGCCGCATGGCACGCCAACGCCGACGAGGTGAGCCTCATCGACTACTCGATGCAGTTCAAGCAGGACGCGCAGGATGCGCTGTTCGCCGCCGACCCCTACCGCGCGAGCGACCACGACGCCGTCGTGATCGGCCTCTCGTTCGAGGCCGACGAGCCGGAGGAGCCGGGCCTGCCCGGCGGCGGCCACCCGGTGTTCGGCGACGACCACCCGGTGCACGGCGACCAGCACCCGGGCCGCGGCTTCGGCAACGGCAAGCCGGGCAAGGGCCCGCACGCCAGCTGA
- the purU gene encoding formyltetrahydrofolate deformylase encodes MSNHWILSFVCDDRPGIVHAITGAIVECGGNITESQQFSSADTDRFFMRLQVEADAERAAFEARLAPVVEQYGMQWQLDDVGRPLKTLVLASKAAHCLNDMLFRQRAGQLSVDIPLVMANHPDLGSLAAFYDVPFEHHPVTDAATKAAFERRILEVVEAEGIELVVLARYMQILSPELCEALEGRLINIHHSFLPGFKGANPYRQAHARGVKLIGATAHFVTSDLDEGPIIEQNVERVEHTQTPAQLVAIGQDVESRTLSRAVQWFAEDRVLLDGQRTIIFR; translated from the coding sequence GTGAGCAACCACTGGATCCTGTCGTTCGTCTGCGACGACCGGCCGGGCATCGTGCACGCGATCACCGGCGCCATCGTCGAGTGCGGCGGCAACATCACCGAGTCGCAGCAGTTCTCGTCGGCCGACACCGACCGCTTCTTCATGCGCCTGCAGGTCGAGGCCGACGCCGAGCGCGCCGCGTTCGAGGCGCGGCTCGCTCCGGTGGTCGAGCAGTACGGCATGCAGTGGCAGCTCGACGACGTGGGCCGCCCGCTCAAGACGCTCGTGCTCGCGTCGAAGGCGGCCCACTGCCTCAACGACATGCTGTTCCGCCAGCGCGCGGGCCAGCTCTCGGTCGACATCCCGCTCGTGATGGCGAACCACCCCGACCTCGGCTCGCTCGCGGCCTTCTACGACGTGCCGTTCGAGCACCACCCGGTGACGGATGCGGCGACGAAGGCCGCGTTCGAGCGCCGGATCCTCGAGGTGGTCGAGGCCGAGGGCATCGAGCTCGTCGTCCTCGCCCGCTACATGCAGATCCTCTCCCCCGAGCTCTGCGAGGCGCTCGAGGGCCGGCTCATCAACATCCACCACTCCTTCCTGCCGGGCTTCAAGGGCGCGAACCCCTATCGCCAGGCGCACGCGCGCGGCGTGAAGCTCATCGGCGCGACAGCCCACTTCGTCACGAGCGACCTCGACGAGGGCCCGATCATCGAGCAGAACGTCGAGCGCGTCGAGCACACGCAGACGCCCGCGCAGCTCGTCGCGATCGGCCAGGACGTCGAGTCGCGCACCCTCTCGCGCGCGGTGCAGTGGTTCGCCGAGGATCGCGTGCTGCTCGACGGCCAGCGCACGATCATCTTCCGCTAG
- a CDS encoding MFS transporter — MADQATTGRARPFPMGPLLVLALAIFTNISVEMLPMGLLLPMSRELGVGESAIGLLVTIFAFTVVASSTTLIRLTRRVPRHLLVITVLVVFAASCFGSALAPDYGWMVAFRVLGGLAHGVFWTVVGAYAAYLVEPGQLARAVAITSSGGSFAYVLGLPLATLLGQLIGWRWSFALFGTVCIVVAVAVWRMLPPVDHLRDQATTSTGSIALPDPEPGKSVRGVALAIVSTTLVMLGHYALYTYISPFLVQHAGVPESWLSGALLGYGIVGIAAVLAIALWLGRRPTASTLAMMVAGIAAMLTLGLSQLAVLTVVGVMVWAFALGALPALLQTRQLQATPERMLQGATAWYTTGFNVGIGGGALLGAIVLEAVGVGALPWALLTGLVVALALVSIDARLHRRDLERARP; from the coding sequence GTGGCAGACCAGGCGACGACCGGGCGGGCACGGCCGTTCCCGATGGGGCCGCTGCTCGTGCTCGCGCTCGCGATCTTCACGAACATCTCGGTCGAGATGCTCCCGATGGGCCTGCTGCTGCCGATGAGCCGGGAGCTCGGCGTCGGCGAGAGCGCGATCGGCCTGCTCGTGACGATCTTCGCCTTCACCGTCGTCGCCTCCTCGACCACGCTCATCCGCCTCACCCGCCGAGTGCCGCGCCACCTGCTCGTCATCACGGTGCTCGTGGTGTTCGCGGCGAGCTGCTTCGGCTCGGCGCTCGCGCCCGACTACGGCTGGATGGTCGCCTTCCGCGTGCTCGGCGGACTCGCGCACGGCGTCTTCTGGACGGTCGTGGGCGCGTACGCCGCCTACCTCGTCGAGCCCGGCCAGCTCGCGCGCGCCGTCGCGATCACCTCCTCCGGCGGCTCGTTCGCCTACGTGCTCGGGCTGCCGCTCGCGACGCTGCTCGGCCAGCTCATCGGCTGGCGCTGGTCGTTCGCGCTGTTCGGCACGGTGTGCATCGTCGTCGCGGTCGCGGTGTGGCGGATGCTGCCGCCCGTCGACCACCTGCGCGACCAGGCGACGACGTCGACCGGCTCGATCGCCCTGCCCGACCCGGAGCCCGGCAAGAGCGTGCGCGGCGTGGCGCTCGCGATCGTCTCGACGACCCTCGTGATGCTCGGCCACTACGCCCTCTACACGTACATCTCGCCCTTCCTCGTGCAGCACGCGGGCGTGCCCGAGTCGTGGCTCTCGGGCGCGCTGCTCGGCTACGGCATCGTCGGGATCGCCGCGGTGCTCGCGATCGCGCTCTGGCTCGGCCGCCGCCCCACCGCCTCGACCCTCGCGATGATGGTCGCCGGCATCGCCGCGATGCTCACGCTCGGCCTCTCGCAGCTCGCGGTGCTCACCGTCGTGGGCGTCATGGTGTGGGCGTTCGCCCTCGGCGCGCTGCCGGCGCTGCTGCAGACGCGGCAGCTGCAGGCGACGCCCGAGCGGATGCTGCAGGGCGCGACCGCCTGGTACACGACCGGCTTCAACGTGGGCATCGGCGGGGGAGCGCTCCTGGGCGCGATCGTCCTCGAGGCGGTCGGCGTCGGCGCGCTCCCGTGGGCGCTCCTGACCGGCCTCGTCGTCGCGCTCGCGCTCGTGTCGATCGACGCGCGCCTGCACCGGCGCGACCTCGAGCGCGCGCGCCCCTAG
- a CDS encoding LysR substrate-binding domain-containing protein yields the protein MLDVRRLRLLRELRLRGTIAAVAAALAYAPSAVSQQLSALEREVGVALTRKQGRRLALTPQGELLAAHAERILAQLEAAERAVAASLGRPVGTVRIAVFQSAALSLVPEMLRILAGSAPEVRVEMVQREPETALYDTHVGDFDLVVAEQYPGHAAPQHPGLDREVLMTDALRLAVPPGSGIRTLADAAARAWVMEPVGAASRHFAEQQCRLAGFEPDVRFATADLQAQMRLIETGHAVGIVNDLTWVGSEVGFEALPLPGEPRREIFTAGRTASSGSPAIAAVRQALRDAVPQLDDA from the coding sequence GTGCTCGACGTCCGGCGCCTGCGACTGCTGCGCGAGCTGCGGCTGCGCGGCACGATCGCCGCCGTCGCGGCGGCCCTCGCGTACGCCCCGAGCGCGGTCTCCCAGCAGCTGAGCGCGCTCGAGCGCGAGGTCGGGGTTGCCCTCACCCGCAAGCAGGGGCGGCGGCTCGCGCTCACGCCGCAGGGCGAGCTGCTCGCGGCCCACGCCGAGCGGATCCTCGCGCAGCTCGAGGCCGCCGAGCGCGCCGTCGCGGCATCGCTCGGCCGCCCCGTCGGCACTGTCCGCATCGCGGTCTTCCAGTCGGCCGCGCTCTCCCTCGTGCCCGAGATGCTGCGCATCCTCGCCGGCTCCGCGCCCGAGGTGCGGGTCGAGATGGTGCAGCGCGAGCCGGAGACCGCGCTCTACGACACCCACGTGGGCGACTTCGACCTCGTCGTCGCCGAGCAGTACCCGGGGCACGCGGCGCCGCAGCATCCGGGCCTCGACCGCGAGGTGCTCATGACCGATGCGCTGCGGCTCGCGGTGCCGCCCGGCAGCGGCATCCGCACGCTCGCGGATGCTGCGGCGCGCGCGTGGGTGATGGAGCCGGTCGGCGCGGCCTCGCGGCACTTCGCCGAGCAGCAGTGCCGCCTCGCGGGCTTCGAGCCCGACGTGCGGTTCGCGACCGCCGACCTGCAGGCCCAGATGCGGCTCATCGAGACGGGGCATGCGGTCGGCATCGTCAACGACCTGACGTGGGTCGGCTCCGAGGTGGGGTTCGAGGCGCTGCCGCTGCCCGGCGAGCCGCGGCGCGAGATCTTCACCGCCGGGCGCACCGCCTCGAGCGGGTCGCCGGCGATCGCCGCGGTGCGCCAGGCGCTGCGCGACGCCGTGCCGCAGCTCGACGACGCCTAG